A window of Gimesia sp. genomic DNA:
TGAGAATCGAGCGCAAGAGCACTCGCGGGTTCAGGGTCCAGGCTGGTTTGGCAGATGACATAGAATTTCAACAGGCTGCTTGAGGTCGCGTGATCTAAAAACTTGTTCAGAGAACTTTTACAGTCATTTGGATTAGTATATCGGCACAGTTCTGGCAAAATTCCGCAGGTTTATTAAACCTTCAACTTAGGCCGGTCATACCGTTCGATTCGGCTATCCGAATCAAGACGCTTGTAAGTTCTCTCACTTCTGGGGGTGGGACAACGACCCTTTCGGGTTAACGTTTATGTATTTTAGTTAAGGTTTTTCAAATTAGGCAACTCAAATTAACGCCCCAATTCGCACCCCGGCGGAAGATCGTCCCTAAGTCGTGACCGGGCCACAGCATCGGAATTCAGGTGAACAATCATCAGCATTGACTACGACACAACTCTCCCATCACAACAGATGAAAATCAGTGTAGATTTGAATTCCGCTCCGGAAATGGGTATGAAAGTGAGATAAGCGCTTTCTTTATTGATCATTTTCATTTCTGATTCATATTGTCTCCTTCAGGATCTCCTGAATACAGTGCACAACGGAAACCCGCTGATGGTAGAAAATCTGGAAATCTTCGATGTAGAACAGGCAGGCCCTAATCTGGTAGTCACTCCCCTCGGATCGACCCTGCAGTTCCAGTACAGCAACGTTCAGGTCGAAGCCAACAAGGTACTCAGGCTCTTTGACGCCCCTGAGATCAAAAATGTCATCATTGACCTCTCCCGCGTCGACTATCTCGATTCGATTATCATCGGCTCGCTGATCCGCCTCCTGCAACGGGCTCGGCAGACCGGCGGTCAGGCCGTCTTCTGTAACGCCTGCGAGAACATGCAGAATATTCTCAAGTGCATCAAAATCGGCAGCCTCTGGCCGCTGTTCGATACCCGGGACGAAGCGATCGCCGCTGTCACTCCCGCTGCGTAATTGTTCGATTTCTTGTCTGGAAATGAGTTGGGAATGCTGCCGTTCACTGCCGAGGATCTGAAAGCTGTTCGAACGGAAACGTTCATCGAACACCTCGATTATTTCGAGAGCCTCGCTTCCACCAATTCCTGGGCCCTGAACACGCACTGCACACCCTCCCCGGCCGCCCGCGATACCAGCCTGCCCGCCCTCGTCCTCACCGGCAATCAAACCGCCGGCCGTGGTCGAGGCAACAATGCCTGGTGGTCCACTGAAGGAGGACTCACATTCTCCCTTGTCGTC
This region includes:
- a CDS encoding STAS domain-containing protein, which encodes MVENLEIFDVEQAGPNLVVTPLGSTLQFQYSNVQVEANKVLRLFDAPEIKNVIIDLSRVDYLDSIIIGSLIRLLQRARQTGGQAVFCNACENMQNILKCIKIGSLWPLFDTRDEAIAAVTPAA